One genomic region from Populus nigra chromosome 8, ddPopNigr1.1, whole genome shotgun sequence encodes:
- the LOC133701062 gene encoding auxin-responsive protein SAUR32-like, translating to MDVSKGKGKFKGNLIIKTWERCISFGRGSKRTSRLERSLTPKSKSCPHIKVSLEDDHDQKHSRKSRVAPEGCFSVYVGPQKQRFVIKTEYANHPLFKILLEEAESEYGYNPEGPLTLPCNVDIFYKVLMAMEDTGIDNKIHRGCSFAKNYGSYHLLSPSRMIVLNQF from the coding sequence atggatgtGAGCAAGGGGAAAGGAAAGTTCAAAGGTAATCTGATCATCAAGACATGGGAGAGATGCATATCGTTTGGCAGGGGAAGCAAGAGAACGTCAAGACTGGAACGTTCTTTAACACCAAAGAGCAAATCATGCCCGCATATTAAAGTTTCACTTGAAGACGACCATGATCAAAAACATTCCAGGAAATCACGCGTAGCTCCTGAAGGTTGCTTCTCAGTCTACGTTGGACCCCAGAAACAAAGGTTTGTGATCAAGACAGAGTATGCAAACCACCCACTATTCAAGATTCTGCTTGAAGAAGCAGAGTCTGAGTATGGTTACAACCCTGAAGGCCCTCTAACACTACCCTGCAACGTTGATATCTTCTACAAAGTGTTGATGGCTATGGAGGACACTGGTATTGATAACAAGATTCATCGCGGATGTAGCTTTGCCAAGAATTATGGATCTTATCACCTTCTCAGCCCATCGAGGATGATTGTTTTGAATCAGTTTTAA